From one Candidatus Saccharimonadales bacterium genomic stretch:
- the dnaB gene encoding replicative DNA helicase, with protein sequence MNDIKLLPPQNNEAEASLLGSILLDGEAIGQIADAITPDDFYEPRHGLIYTAMADLYNSHRPIDILTLSDQLKKRKKLDEIGGSSYLTELTNLVPTASHVEHYAEIVREKAIRRRLINAAAKINKLSYQEDDSIVQLLSEAEASLFSVSQASIGQDLVSIEAVLSQSFDRLEELHKDKSKLRGVPTGFSAVDSLLAGLQPSDLVVLASRPSMGKSTLAMNIAHHVALKEKQAVLVFSLEMSKEQLVDRLLAAEAGVDAWKIRTGNLNDDDFVKLGEAMGQLSEAPIYIDDTPVINVLEMRTKARREKHRHPIGLIVVDYLQLMSAVSRGGENRVQEISEISRGLKAIARELNVPVLALSQLSRSVEQRSPQIPQLGDLRESGSIEQDADVVMFIYREDYYNPDTDRLHITDIYVKKHRNGPTGKVELYFAQDRVQFMTLESSSVQADDGGE encoded by the coding sequence ATGAATGACATTAAATTACTGCCGCCCCAGAATAACGAGGCCGAAGCCAGCTTATTGGGCTCAATCCTGCTCGATGGCGAGGCCATCGGCCAAATCGCCGATGCGATTACGCCAGACGATTTTTATGAGCCCCGGCATGGATTGATCTACACTGCCATGGCCGATCTGTATAACAGCCACCGGCCGATCGACATATTGACGCTGTCCGACCAATTGAAAAAACGCAAGAAACTGGACGAAATCGGTGGCTCAAGTTATTTAACCGAACTGACAAACCTGGTGCCGACCGCTTCTCACGTTGAACATTATGCCGAAATCGTACGAGAAAAAGCCATCCGTCGCCGGCTGATCAACGCCGCCGCCAAGATCAACAAATTAAGCTATCAGGAGGACGATTCGATTGTTCAACTTCTGTCAGAGGCCGAGGCCAGCCTATTCTCAGTGTCCCAGGCCTCAATCGGCCAGGACCTGGTTTCAATCGAAGCCGTGCTGTCACAAAGTTTTGACCGATTGGAGGAATTGCACAAAGACAAGTCCAAACTCCGCGGCGTGCCGACTGGTTTCAGCGCGGTTGATAGCCTGCTAGCCGGGCTGCAGCCTTCCGATTTAGTTGTTTTAGCGTCACGACCGTCGATGGGAAAATCAACCCTGGCCATGAACATTGCCCATCACGTTGCCCTAAAAGAAAAACAAGCCGTGCTGGTCTTCAGTCTAGAAATGAGCAAAGAACAATTAGTCGACCGCCTGCTGGCAGCTGAGGCTGGCGTGGACGCCTGGAAAATTCGCACCGGCAACCTAAACGACGATGATTTTGTCAAATTGGGAGAAGCCATGGGCCAATTGTCCGAAGCGCCGATCTACATCGATGACACGCCGGTAATTAATGTGCTGGAAATGAGGACTAAAGCGCGGCGAGAAAAACACCGCCACCCGATCGGCTTGATTGTTGTCGACTATTTGCAGCTTATGTCGGCCGTGTCACGCGGCGGTGAAAACCGGGTTCAGGAAATTTCCGAGATCTCCCGAGGCCTTAAAGCCATTGCCCGGGAGCTTAATGTGCCGGTCTTAGCACTTAGCCAGTTATCCCGTTCGGTCGAGCAACGATCACCGCAAATCCCGCAGTTAGGCGACCTACGGGAGTCGGGTTCAATCGAGCAAGACGCGGACGTAGTCATGTTTATTTATCGAGAGGATTATTACAATCCGGACACCGATCGTCTACATATTACTGATATCTATGTCAAAAAACACCGCAATGGCCCAACCGGCAAAGTTGAATTATACTTTGCACAAGACCGGGTTCAATTTATGACGCTAGAAAGTTCGTCGGTCCAAGCGGATGATGGTGGGGAGTAG
- the dnaX gene encoding DNA polymerase III subunit gamma/tau: protein MGKKRADRALYRHYRSRSLDEIIGQEPITTTLANVIKSGRINHAYLFVGPRGVGKTSVARILAHAINDLPYDGTTNHLDIIEIDAASNRGIDEIRELRDKVHLVPTSAKYKVYIIDEVHMLTTPAFNALLKTLEEPPGHAIFILATTEGHKIPATITSRTQRFNFQPITATAAVEQLKKVATKEGISADDSSLKLIAEYGQGSMRDSLSLLDQLSSQGQVKLEAVVNLIGLAPERLVTGILTALNHHQSVELLELLDKAKAAGVSQPILARQLIDGLRRQLSQLEAPQLDLFEELLNVPNAVDPELKLEVILLKYCLDGNTDQLQVKTKTSTDIETAAGVPVELDSAAWQRVMNAIKTSHNSLHAVLRQAKPAVQDGVVVLSFGFDFHRRRLEEERNKAIVSQAIAEVLNRQITLKTAVDDALKPSNNQADLSQVISVMGGGDVMDYRDE from the coding sequence ATGGGAAAGAAACGCGCGGATCGCGCGCTGTATCGGCATTATCGCAGTCGCTCGCTGGACGAAATCATCGGTCAGGAACCGATTACTACTACCCTGGCAAACGTAATTAAATCCGGACGGATTAACCATGCCTATCTGTTCGTCGGCCCCCGCGGTGTTGGCAAAACCAGTGTCGCTCGGATTTTGGCCCACGCGATTAACGACTTGCCCTATGACGGCACGACCAATCACTTAGATATAATCGAAATCGACGCGGCCTCCAATCGAGGGATCGACGAAATCAGAGAACTAAGAGACAAGGTGCACCTGGTACCAACCAGCGCTAAATACAAGGTCTATATCATAGACGAAGTTCATATGCTGACTACACCGGCCTTTAACGCGCTCTTAAAGACGCTGGAAGAACCGCCAGGACACGCAATTTTCATTTTGGCCACAACCGAAGGTCACAAGATACCGGCTACGATTACGTCGCGGACCCAGCGGTTTAATTTTCAGCCGATAACGGCCACGGCTGCTGTCGAGCAACTTAAGAAAGTTGCAACCAAAGAGGGTATTTCAGCCGATGACAGCAGCTTAAAACTCATTGCCGAGTACGGCCAGGGCAGTATGCGCGACAGCCTGAGTTTACTCGATCAGCTGAGCAGCCAAGGTCAAGTAAAACTGGAAGCCGTGGTCAACTTGATTGGTTTGGCACCTGAGCGGCTGGTAACTGGAATTTTAACTGCTTTAAATCATCATCAATCCGTTGAGTTACTAGAACTGCTGGACAAAGCCAAGGCGGCGGGAGTGTCGCAACCGATCCTGGCCCGCCAGCTGATTGATGGCTTGCGGCGACAGCTGAGCCAGCTCGAAGCACCCCAATTGGATTTATTCGAAGAATTGTTAAATGTGCCCAATGCCGTGGATCCGGAACTGAAGCTTGAAGTCATTCTGCTCAAGTACTGCCTTGATGGCAACACCGACCAGCTTCAGGTCAAAACTAAGACATCAACCGACATCGAGACGGCTGCCGGGGTACCTGTCGAGCTGGATAGTGCCGCCTGGCAACGGGTAATGAACGCTATTAAAACCAGCCACAACTCGCTCCATGCTGTGCTGCGCCAGGCAAAGCCAGCAGTTCAGGATGGGGTGGTAGTTTTGAGCTTCGGATTTGATTTTCACCGCCGCCGATTGGAAGAAGAACGCAACAAAGCAATTGTCTCGCAAGCCATTGCTGAGGTTCTTAACCGCCAGATTACGCTCAAGACAGCCGTCGACGATGCCCTAAAGCCGTCTAATAACCAAGCTGACCTCTCACAAGTCATCAGCGTTATGGGCGGGGGAGACGTGATGGACTACCGCGATGAATGA
- the rplL gene encoding 50S ribosomal protein L7/L12, whose protein sequence is MVKELEELSAIELSELVKVLEGRFGVSAAAPVAAVAAPVAGTAEGGSGDAAVKSEFDVVLKDAGTQKVAVIKAVKDVTGLGLGESKAIVDSAPKPVLEKASKEDAEAAKTKLEEAGATVELS, encoded by the coding sequence CTGGTCAAGGAACTCGAGGAATTGAGCGCTATAGAACTGAGTGAGTTGGTAAAAGTACTGGAAGGCAGGTTCGGCGTGTCGGCTGCGGCACCAGTCGCTGCCGTTGCGGCACCAGTCGCGGGGACGGCTGAAGGCGGGAGCGGTGATGCCGCTGTCAAGTCAGAGTTTGACGTCGTCTTAAAAGACGCTGGCACTCAGAAAGTTGCCGTCATTAAGGCCGTCAAAGACGTCACCGGTCTGGGCCTGGGTGAGTCCAAGGCCATCGTGGATAGCGCGCCTAAGCCAGTCTTGGAAAAAGCTTCAAAGGAAGACGCTGAAGCGGCCAAAACTAAGCTGGAAGAAGCCGGCGCTACTGTTGAACTGTCGTAA
- the rplJ gene encoding 50S ribosomal protein L10: MAINREKKAKIVADLVEAFNTSKLTVFANYEGLSVAEAQELRAVAKDNGSEIKVVKNRLVKVALKQSEQLKEVDAFALTGQLLYVFNPQDDVAPAQMLAGFAKQHPAIKLIGGWDSAGLAYDQITINQLAELPNKDQLRGILVSTLAAPATGLVNVLAGNIRGLLRVLKARADLN; this comes from the coding sequence ATGGCAATCAATCGCGAGAAGAAAGCAAAGATTGTGGCTGATTTGGTTGAGGCTTTCAACACCAGCAAATTGACCGTCTTTGCCAACTACGAAGGTCTCAGCGTTGCCGAAGCCCAAGAGCTGCGAGCAGTCGCCAAGGATAATGGCAGCGAGATCAAAGTCGTTAAGAATCGACTGGTTAAAGTCGCGCTAAAGCAGTCGGAGCAGTTAAAGGAGGTCGATGCCTTCGCCTTAACCGGCCAGTTACTTTATGTCTTCAATCCGCAAGACGACGTGGCCCCAGCCCAGATGCTGGCGGGTTTTGCTAAACAGCATCCGGCCATCAAGTTGATTGGCGGTTGGGACTCGGCTGGCTTGGCGTACGACCAAATTACGATCAATCAGTTGGCAGAACTGCCAAATAAAGATCAATTGCGCGGGATCCTGGTGAGCACACTGGCTGCGCCCGCAACCGGCCTGGTTAACGTGCTGGCCGGCAACATACGAGGGCTGCTGAGGGTACTCAAAGCCCGAGCTGACTTAAACTAA